A genome region from Chthonomonas sp. includes the following:
- a CDS encoding 4a-hydroxytetrahydrobiopterin dehydratase, translating to MRTKLTEAQIGEKLTAGWTFRDNMIHRIYEFPSYAHGSQFAAGVGLLAEGMDHHPDILIQWRKVTISLNTHDAGGVTDTDFALAEKIERLREHGPA from the coding sequence ATGCGCACCAAGCTCACCGAAGCCCAAATTGGGGAAAAATTGACCGCCGGATGGACGTTCCGCGACAACATGATCCACCGCATCTACGAGTTTCCCAGCTATGCGCACGGCTCGCAGTTTGCCGCCGGCGTGGGCCTGCTCGCCGAGGGCATGGACCACCACCCGGACATTCTGATTCAGTGGCGCAAGGTCACCATCAGCCTGAACACGCACGATGCGGGCGGCGTGACCGACACCGACTTTGCCCTCGCCGAAAAGATTGAGCGACTACGAGAGCACGGACCCGCGTAG
- a CDS encoding undecaprenyl/decaprenyl-phosphate alpha-N-acetylglucosaminyl 1-phosphate transferase, translated as MNFLAATVTNSPLRGFGTALLAGAIALVITWALTPWVMKLAIAKGAVDDPTRDDRRVHTKITPRWGGFAIFAGALISVLICLPLRWPVQPFAPWVIGLLGLGAVITLAGAADDLHQFSAKIQMGILLAAGVAVQFFGSGTNKVQVQGISWPMFSDGAHWIAFAPYVAIPLTAVYIFVVTKTMDTIDGIDGLAAGIAAISAATLAIVGVGVQPRVALIAAAVAGSAIGFLRHNYNPAKIFMGTGGAQFLGFTLACLSIVGAMKTAATIMLIIPIFVFGVPIFDAFFVVTRRLLSGQPITAPDKRHLHHTLLRKGLDQRQTVLVLYAVAAVLGGIVVVAARALG; from the coding sequence TTGAATTTTCTTGCCGCCACCGTTACCAATTCCCCGCTGCGCGGGTTCGGCACCGCCTTGCTTGCCGGAGCCATCGCCCTGGTCATCACCTGGGCGCTCACGCCGTGGGTGATGAAGCTCGCCATCGCCAAGGGGGCGGTGGACGACCCGACGCGCGACGACCGGCGCGTGCACACCAAGATCACGCCGCGCTGGGGCGGGTTTGCGATCTTCGCGGGAGCCCTGATCTCGGTGCTGATCTGCCTTCCGCTGCGCTGGCCGGTTCAGCCGTTCGCCCCGTGGGTCATCGGATTGCTAGGGCTGGGTGCGGTCATCACTTTGGCCGGCGCGGCTGATGACCTTCACCAGTTCTCCGCGAAGATTCAGATGGGCATCTTGCTGGCCGCGGGCGTGGCCGTGCAGTTCTTTGGCTCGGGCACCAACAAGGTGCAGGTTCAGGGCATTTCGTGGCCGATGTTCAGTGACGGCGCGCATTGGATCGCCTTCGCGCCGTACGTCGCCATTCCGCTGACCGCGGTTTACATCTTTGTCGTGACCAAGACGATGGACACGATTGACGGGATTGACGGCCTCGCCGCGGGGATCGCGGCCATCAGCGCGGCGACGCTCGCCATCGTCGGCGTGGGCGTGCAGCCGCGCGTGGCGCTCATTGCGGCGGCGGTCGCGGGCTCGGCCATCGGATTTTTGCGACACAACTATAACCCCGCTAAGATCTTCATGGGAACGGGTGGCGCCCAGTTCCTCGGCTTTACGCTCGCCTGCCTGAGCATTGTTGGCGCGATGAAAACCGCCGCCACCATCATGCTCATCATCCCCATCTTCGTGTTCGGCGTGCCGATCTTCGACGCCTTCTTCGTGGTCACCCGGCGACTGCTCAGCGGCCAGCCGATTACGGCTCCCGACAAGCGCCACCTGCACCACACGCTTCTGCGCAAGGGCCTCGATCAACGCCAAACCGTGCTTGTGCTCTATGCGGTGGCGGCGGTCCTCGGCGGCATCGTGGTGGTGGCCGCCCGAGCCTTGGGGTAA
- a CDS encoding ComF family protein, which yields MALLDLLYPSKCALCLRLGPAALCQDCRRTMRPLGKIAIPPNGVIVAGWAIHTYRSAYPVVQALKYHRSTSLGRTMSRELMLFASKHNLLGPDDLVIPVPIHPRRRYERGFNQAEYLVRAFPAAQVQIDTLERHRYTKQQVGQSPFERSENVANAFTVNGDLGGRDVLLVDDVFTSGATARECAKTLLAAGAGSIQVLVYAGK from the coding sequence GTGGCCTTGCTGGACCTGCTGTATCCGAGCAAATGCGCCCTTTGCCTGCGGCTGGGGCCAGCCGCGCTTTGCCAAGATTGCCGCCGAACGATGCGTCCGCTCGGGAAAATCGCGATCCCGCCGAACGGCGTCATCGTGGCGGGCTGGGCGATCCACACGTATCGCTCGGCGTATCCCGTGGTGCAGGCTCTGAAGTACCACCGGAGCACCTCGTTGGGCCGCACCATGAGCCGCGAATTGATGCTGTTTGCGTCCAAGCACAACCTGCTCGGCCCGGATGACTTGGTGATTCCGGTGCCGATTCACCCGCGCCGCCGCTACGAGCGCGGCTTTAATCAGGCGGAGTATCTGGTGCGCGCGTTCCCCGCCGCGCAGGTTCAAATTGACACGTTGGAGCGGCATCGCTACACCAAGCAGCAGGTCGGGCAATCGCCGTTTGAACGCAGCGAGAACGTCGCCAACGCGTTTACCGTGAACGGCGACCTCGGTGGCCGCGACGTCTTGCTGGTGGATGACGTGTTTACGAGCGGCGCGACGGCTCGCGAATGCGCAAAAACGCTCCTCGCCGCGGGGGCGGGGAGCATTCAAGTGCTGGTCTACGCCGGGAAGTAG
- a CDS encoding cytidine/deoxycytidylate deaminase family protein, whose amino-acid sequence MTATRPSWDTYFMDIAHLVATRATCPRRSVGAVIVRDRRILCTGYNGAPRGMSHCPPNGPTHEWPEGCLLAGHCQRALHAEQNALLQAAMIGIPCAGATMYVTCQPCNSCAKMIINAGIERVIYEGDYPDAFSLELFRESGLEVLRYIKGSPELEPVQLS is encoded by the coding sequence ATGACGGCGACGCGCCCCAGTTGGGATACCTACTTTATGGACATCGCCCACCTGGTCGCGACGCGCGCCACGTGTCCGCGACGCAGCGTCGGCGCGGTGATTGTACGGGACCGCCGCATTCTCTGCACGGGCTATAACGGCGCGCCGCGCGGCATGAGCCACTGTCCGCCGAACGGGCCGACCCACGAGTGGCCGGAGGGCTGCCTCCTCGCCGGCCATTGTCAGCGGGCGCTCCACGCCGAGCAAAACGCGCTACTGCAAGCGGCAATGATCGGCATTCCTTGCGCGGGGGCGACGATGTATGTGACTTGCCAGCCGTGCAATTCCTGCGCGAAAATGATCATCAATGCGGGCATCGAGCGCGTCATCTATGAAGGAGACTATCCCGACGCGTTCTCGCTGGAACTCTTCCGCGAGTCGGGTCTGGAAGTGCTTCGCTACATTAAAGGCTCGCCCGAACTGGAGCCGGTGCAACTGAGTTGA
- a CDS encoding DUF192 domain-containing protein, protein MRRPNLMITSLIALAAMGCGSATPESTPAPLPAKVTAVTKQAGGDPTGPTGTNSTTNPVKADPPAGSPPNPTTVDDKLIEEGLKARKKPYNAVRLYQLDELQVVKLVVNKKSYYCYVMDTESKMMEGCMHLEKNELAEDEAMIFAYPKAGALSFWMKNTRIDLDIMFLSDKKVGLNGTTMKAYDETGVPSKGNAMYAVEFRAGVMKKDGLTAGMKFEFANVKFKLE, encoded by the coding sequence ATGCGCCGTCCGAATCTCATGATTACTTCCCTTATTGCCCTTGCTGCCATGGGTTGTGGCTCCGCAACACCCGAGTCCACGCCCGCCCCGCTGCCGGCGAAAGTCACCGCGGTGACCAAGCAAGCCGGTGGCGACCCCACCGGGCCGACGGGCACCAATTCCACCACCAATCCCGTGAAAGCTGATCCTCCCGCTGGCTCGCCGCCCAACCCCACAACGGTTGATGACAAGCTCATTGAAGAGGGCCTCAAGGCACGCAAGAAGCCCTACAACGCCGTTCGTTTGTATCAGCTGGATGAGCTTCAAGTGGTGAAGCTGGTGGTCAACAAGAAGAGTTACTACTGCTACGTAATGGACACCGAATCCAAGATGATGGAAGGGTGCATGCACCTGGAAAAGAACGAGCTTGCCGAGGACGAGGCGATGATCTTTGCCTATCCGAAGGCGGGCGCACTCAGCTTCTGGATGAAGAACACGCGCATTGACCTCGACATCATGTTCCTCAGCGACAAGAAGGTCGGGCTCAACGGCACGACCATGAAGGCTTACGACGAAACGGGCGTGCCCAGCAAGGGCAATGCGATGTACGCCGTCGAATTCCGCGCCGGCGTGATGAAGAAGGACGGCCTCACGGCGGGCATGAAGTTCGAGTTCGCGAACGTGAAGTTTAAGCTCGAGTAG
- the rocF gene encoding arginase, translating into MLELLGLPFDKGGRTRGSRLGPAAIRLAGLIPAMAELGHPISDLGDFSVPETDTPAGGWREFDEAFPSYQLAQQKVAQVLARGNTPLVLAGSHDVALGTVSAALRHLQGDLAVLWIDAHADLNTPATSPSGNLHGTPLAALLGLAPGSAPNQKWLDQWQQLVDLAGPHHLESHRVAWLGLRSVDPGESRHMAQLPGCLPLTMQNIDQHGIPKLIEGIRRWVEASGTRNLWVSFDLDSLDPIYAPGTGTTVRGGLTYREGHMIAELLSKMLRDVNLVGLDVVEVNPTLDQFNLTATMATEWICSLFGKRILGGWEPDLTPWLSGQ; encoded by the coding sequence ATGCTGGAATTGTTGGGATTGCCCTTTGACAAAGGCGGGCGCACGCGCGGAAGTCGGCTTGGCCCGGCGGCCATTCGATTGGCGGGTCTCATCCCGGCGATGGCCGAGCTCGGCCACCCGATCTCCGACCTTGGCGACTTTAGCGTGCCCGAAACCGACACACCCGCAGGCGGTTGGCGAGAGTTCGATGAAGCGTTTCCGAGCTACCAACTCGCTCAGCAAAAGGTCGCTCAGGTTCTGGCGCGCGGTAACACGCCGCTGGTGCTCGCCGGCTCGCACGACGTGGCGCTCGGCACCGTCAGCGCGGCGTTGCGGCACCTGCAAGGCGATCTCGCCGTGCTTTGGATTGACGCTCACGCCGACCTGAACACGCCGGCGACTTCGCCGAGCGGGAACCTGCACGGCACGCCGTTGGCGGCCTTGCTCGGGCTGGCTCCGGGTTCCGCGCCGAACCAAAAATGGCTCGACCAATGGCAGCAATTGGTGGATTTGGCCGGTCCGCATCATCTGGAATCGCACCGTGTGGCGTGGCTCGGGCTCCGGTCGGTTGATCCCGGCGAGAGTCGGCACATGGCGCAACTCCCCGGCTGCCTGCCGCTGACCATGCAAAATATTGACCAGCACGGCATTCCCAAGCTGATCGAAGGGATTCGGCGTTGGGTGGAGGCGAGCGGTACGCGCAACCTTTGGGTTAGCTTCGACCTCGACAGCCTCGACCCCATCTACGCGCCGGGCACCGGCACCACCGTTCGCGGCGGACTGACCTACCGCGAGGGCCACATGATCGCCGAGTTGCTCAGCAAAATGCTTCGCGATGTGAATCTGGTGGGGCTCGATGTGGTGGAGGTGAACCCGACCCTTGACCAGTTCAATCTCACCGCGACCATGGCCACCGAGTGGATTTGTTCGCTCTTCGGCAAGCGCATCCTTGGCGGTTGGGAACCCGATCTCACGCCGTGGTTGTCCGGGCAATAA
- the wecB gene encoding UDP-N-acetylglucosamine 2-epimerase (non-hydrolyzing) has protein sequence MAERPRIIFVVGTRPDAIKSAPAILEFKKYPQVETVVVSTGQHREMLAQALDAFGITADYDLDLMQAGQSLAQLTSRALVGLDQIFQDVNPEWVLAQGDTTTTFVAGLASFYLQIPFGHFEAGLRTPTIWNPFPEEFNRRTVGLFAQHHYAPTSQAADNLRREGVPEDQIFVTGNTGIDAVLQIAKQSATAWYPEETRDIILLTTHRRENWGDPQTRIARACRRLLDELPNTVLVAAMHRNPAVRETLQRELGDHARVRLIEPPDYPDFVKLMERAKLILSDSGGVQEEAPAFARPVLVLRETTERPEGVDRGVAKLVGTDEELILSEARTLLTDADAYGKMATAASPYGDGRAAERIRYLLLQDLHISSPEVPLWA, from the coding sequence ATGGCTGAACGACCCCGTATCATTTTTGTCGTCGGAACGCGTCCGGATGCGATTAAGAGCGCTCCCGCGATCCTTGAATTCAAGAAATATCCGCAGGTTGAAACCGTCGTCGTGTCGACCGGTCAACACCGCGAAATGCTCGCCCAGGCGCTCGATGCGTTTGGCATTACCGCCGACTACGACCTCGACCTCATGCAAGCCGGGCAATCGCTGGCTCAGCTGACGAGCCGAGCGCTGGTGGGGCTCGACCAGATTTTCCAAGATGTGAACCCGGAATGGGTACTAGCGCAAGGCGACACGACCACCACGTTTGTCGCGGGCCTGGCCAGCTTCTACTTGCAGATTCCGTTCGGACACTTTGAGGCCGGCCTCCGCACGCCCACGATCTGGAACCCGTTTCCCGAGGAGTTCAATCGCCGCACGGTGGGCCTCTTCGCGCAGCATCACTACGCGCCGACCTCGCAAGCCGCCGACAATCTGCGCCGCGAGGGTGTGCCCGAGGATCAAATTTTTGTGACGGGTAACACCGGCATCGACGCCGTGCTCCAGATTGCCAAGCAGTCGGCGACCGCGTGGTATCCCGAGGAGACGCGCGACATCATTCTGCTCACCACGCACCGCCGCGAAAACTGGGGCGACCCGCAAACCCGCATCGCGCGCGCGTGCCGGCGACTCCTGGACGAACTGCCCAACACCGTTTTGGTGGCCGCGATGCACCGCAATCCAGCCGTGCGCGAGACGCTGCAACGCGAGCTCGGCGACCACGCACGCGTGCGACTGATTGAGCCGCCCGACTACCCAGATTTTGTGAAGCTCATGGAGCGCGCGAAGTTGATTCTCAGCGATTCAGGCGGTGTGCAAGAAGAGGCGCCCGCCTTTGCCCGTCCCGTGCTGGTGCTGCGCGAAACCACCGAGCGTCCCGAAGGCGTGGATCGCGGCGTGGCGAAGTTAGTGGGCACCGACGAGGAACTGATTCTGAGCGAGGCGCGCACATTGTTGACCGACGCCGACGCCTACGGCAAGATGGCGACCGCGGCGAGCCCCTATGGCGACGGTCGGGCGGCGGAGAGAATTCGATATCTTTTGCTCCAAGACTTACATATTTCCAGTCCAGAGGTGCCGCTATGGGCATAG
- a CDS encoding aminoacyl-tRNA hydrolase — protein sequence MFRRKPSAPTLPPEWIFVGLGNPGPQYAHTRHNVGFDLIDHLAEAAKHTLKTRKHSAVYEVVPVAGVPCLLVKPMTFMNLSGQAVSPILKEFRLGLDRLVVITDELDLPVGDAKFSPKGSAGGHNGHKSLIATLGSTEYARIKIGIGKGEDETIDHVLGRFRPEDRVDVNKVIARVAECLETVALHGIDRGIAELNRQRPR from the coding sequence ATGTTCCGCCGCAAGCCAAGTGCGCCCACACTTCCGCCCGAATGGATCTTCGTCGGGCTCGGCAATCCGGGTCCGCAGTACGCGCACACGCGCCACAACGTCGGCTTCGACCTCATTGATCATCTGGCCGAAGCGGCCAAGCACACGCTGAAAACGCGCAAGCACTCGGCGGTGTACGAAGTCGTCCCCGTGGCCGGTGTGCCGTGCTTGCTGGTCAAGCCAATGACCTTCATGAACCTCAGCGGGCAGGCGGTGTCACCGATCCTCAAGGAATTCCGGCTCGGGCTCGACCGCCTCGTGGTGATCACCGACGAACTTGACCTTCCCGTCGGCGACGCCAAGTTCTCGCCGAAGGGTTCGGCGGGTGGCCACAACGGTCACAAGTCGCTGATCGCGACGCTGGGTTCGACCGAGTACGCGCGCATCAAAATCGGCATCGGCAAGGGCGAAGACGAAACGATTGATCACGTGCTCGGGCGGTTTCGTCCGGAAGATCGCGTGGACGTGAACAAGGTGATCGCGCGCGTGGCCGAGTGCCTCGAAACCGTGGCGTTACACGGCATTGACCGGGGGATCGCCGAGCTTAACCGGCAGCGGCCCCGGTAA
- a CDS encoding glutathione peroxidase — MPAELVPVAKTIYEFQMNSIDKKPVKLDKYKGKVLIVVNVASKCGLTPQYEALEALYRKYKDKGLVVLGFPANDFGGQEPGTEEEIKTFCSTKYDVTFPMFAKVEVTGDNTVGIYRWLIEQSGDKSPIEWNFAKFVVGRDGKSVQRFGSRLKPTDEKFVAAVEAALAAK; from the coding sequence ATGCCAGCCGAACTCGTGCCGGTCGCCAAAACCATTTACGAGTTCCAGATGAACTCGATTGACAAGAAGCCGGTGAAGCTCGACAAGTACAAGGGCAAGGTGCTCATCGTGGTGAATGTCGCCAGCAAGTGCGGTCTCACGCCGCAATACGAGGCGCTGGAAGCGCTCTACCGCAAGTACAAGGATAAAGGTTTGGTGGTGCTTGGCTTCCCCGCCAACGATTTTGGCGGCCAAGAACCGGGCACCGAAGAAGAAATCAAGACGTTCTGCAGCACGAAGTACGACGTGACCTTCCCGATGTTCGCCAAGGTCGAGGTGACCGGCGACAACACGGTCGGCATCTATCGCTGGCTGATCGAGCAAAGCGGCGATAAGTCTCCGATCGAGTGGAACTTCGCCAAGTTTGTGGTAGGCCGCGACGGCAAGTCCGTGCAGCGGTTCGGCTCGCGCCTCAAGCCGACGGACGAGAAGTTCGTCGCCGCGGTCGAAGCCGCGCTCGCGGCGAAGTAA
- a CDS encoding homocysteine S-methyltransferase family protein, translated as MAGLNRDDFTLKSRPHLSPAVNAAAERLAGEFLEGCNEILPFTRPDVVADVHRSYFAAGSDIAETNTFGSTSIVLAEYDIAELVYEVSLAATQVARGVADEFTDRRRFVAGGLGPGTKLVTLGQVTFDELVATYGLSFKGCLDGGADVLLLETLQDLLMVKAGLVAARNAMQETGRLLPVIVQVTVEQTGTLLLGSEISAALNMIECFPEVVAVGMNCATGPAEMMPHIRFLGQNSTRPLSVQPNAGLPMMENGQAVYKLSPGELADFHEIFVAEHGVALCGGCCGTTPDHIRAVAQRVGGRAHSSPAHWMQVRNLYPGFDFDMSSQERAEGLKLVGSSSLYQFQPYQQDSSFLIVGEKTNANGSKAFRDMLAAENWDGLTELARELEGEGSHMLDVCCAYVGRNESSDMRELLSRYNQHITVPIMIDSTEAPVVEESLKMLAGKPLINSINFEDGEDRTQRVLGLCRKYGAAVVGLTIDEDGMAKTADKKVEIALRILDRTRAAGLPDHDVFIDALTFTLGSGDEEFRQAGIETIEAIRRLKELAPRVNTTLGISNISFGLRPAARQVLNSVFLQRCLEAGLTSAIVHFSKIKPQDRIDPEVWQIGDDLVYDRRKFAVAT; from the coding sequence ATGGCCGGTCTCAATCGCGACGACTTCACTCTCAAATCCCGACCCCACTTATCCCCCGCCGTCAACGCCGCCGCGGAACGGCTGGCGGGGGAGTTTCTTGAAGGCTGCAACGAGATTTTGCCCTTCACTCGGCCCGACGTAGTGGCCGACGTCCACCGCAGCTACTTTGCCGCCGGTTCGGACATTGCCGAGACCAACACGTTTGGCTCAACCAGCATCGTTTTAGCTGAGTACGACATCGCCGAACTGGTCTACGAGGTGTCGCTGGCCGCGACTCAGGTCGCTCGCGGAGTGGCCGACGAGTTCACCGATCGCCGCCGGTTTGTCGCGGGTGGGCTCGGTCCGGGCACAAAACTCGTCACGCTCGGGCAAGTCACCTTCGACGAGCTGGTCGCCACGTATGGACTCTCCTTTAAGGGCTGCCTCGATGGCGGCGCCGACGTGCTGCTGTTGGAGACGCTGCAAGACCTCTTGATGGTGAAGGCCGGGCTTGTGGCCGCCCGCAACGCGATGCAGGAAACCGGCCGCTTGTTGCCAGTTATTGTGCAAGTTACCGTTGAGCAGACTGGTACTTTACTCCTCGGCTCCGAGATCAGCGCGGCTCTGAACATGATCGAGTGCTTCCCGGAGGTGGTGGCGGTCGGTATGAATTGCGCCACCGGCCCCGCCGAGATGATGCCGCACATTCGGTTCCTCGGCCAAAACTCCACGCGCCCCTTGAGCGTGCAACCCAACGCCGGATTGCCGATGATGGAGAATGGTCAGGCTGTGTATAAGCTTTCTCCGGGAGAACTTGCTGATTTCCATGAGATTTTTGTCGCCGAGCATGGCGTGGCGCTGTGCGGTGGTTGTTGCGGCACGACGCCCGATCACATCCGCGCGGTCGCGCAGCGCGTGGGTGGTCGCGCGCACTCGTCGCCCGCGCACTGGATGCAGGTCCGCAACCTCTATCCTGGGTTCGACTTCGACATGTCGAGCCAGGAACGCGCGGAGGGCCTCAAGCTGGTTGGCTCGTCTAGCCTCTACCAGTTCCAGCCTTACCAGCAAGATTCCAGCTTCCTGATCGTCGGCGAGAAGACCAATGCGAATGGCTCGAAGGCGTTCCGCGACATGCTCGCCGCCGAGAACTGGGACGGCCTGACCGAACTCGCCCGCGAGCTGGAGGGCGAGGGTTCGCACATGCTCGACGTGTGCTGTGCCTACGTGGGCCGCAACGAGAGCTCGGACATGCGCGAACTGCTGAGCCGCTATAACCAGCACATCACCGTGCCGATCATGATCGACTCCACGGAGGCGCCGGTGGTGGAGGAATCGCTCAAGATGCTCGCCGGAAAGCCGCTAATCAATTCCATCAACTTTGAGGATGGCGAGGACCGCACCCAGCGTGTGCTGGGCCTTTGCCGCAAGTACGGCGCGGCGGTGGTGGGTCTGACCATCGACGAAGATGGCATGGCGAAAACCGCCGACAAGAAGGTCGAGATCGCCCTGCGAATTCTGGATCGAACCCGCGCGGCGGGCCTCCCCGACCACGACGTGTTTATCGACGCCCTGACCTTTACGCTCGGCTCCGGCGATGAGGAGTTTCGGCAGGCGGGCATCGAAACCATCGAAGCGATTCGCCGCCTCAAAGAACTGGCCCCGCGAGTCAACACCACCCTCGGCATTAGCAACATTAGCTTTGGCCTGCGACCGGCCGCGCGCCAAGTGCTCAACAGCGTGTTCCTGCAGCGATGCCTCGAAGCCGGCCTCACCAGCGCAATTGTGCATTTTAGCAAAATCAAACCTCAGGACCGGATTGATCCTGAGGTTTGGCAGATTGGCGACGACCTGGTTTACGACCGCCGCAAGTTCGCCGTCGCTACGTAG
- a CDS encoding cryptochrome/photolyase family protein, with protein sequence MPTILVLGDQLFDGLPGMPDGPVFMQEDRALATGMRHHQQKVTLFFSAMRHFAAGCGREVRYVRWGESDRGLLENLLAQEQQEVVTYEPHDAGFAKQLRSACAKQGVRLTLLDSPGFLTSADDWTHCAAGTKRRLMADFYQRQRLRLGVLMDGDQPEGGQWSFDADNRKPVPRGKRPPSIWWPEPDGVTQEVIKLVEREFTDHPGAASDFRWPVTHEGAREWLSEFLESRFAEFGPYEDAMLSEEVMLWHSGLSMLINCGLLTPREVVDAALQMPGIPIASREGFIRQVIGWREFIRGIDRDYHQAQRSFSSPFGNSRKLGSAWWDGSTGLPPLDTVIRRVQRHGWCHHIERLMIAGSAMLMSDVDPHEAYRWFTEMFIDSADWVMAPNVYGMSQLADGGLFATKPYISGSAYILKMSDLPRGEWCEVWDGLYWRFIHRNRNWIAANRRMGPVVGGFDRLEPQRRDRILNLADEFIARTTTA encoded by the coding sequence ATGCCCACGATTCTCGTCCTTGGCGATCAGCTATTCGATGGGTTGCCAGGCATGCCGGATGGCCCAGTTTTCATGCAAGAAGACCGGGCGCTGGCCACGGGCATGCGGCATCACCAGCAAAAGGTGACGCTGTTCTTTTCGGCGATGCGGCACTTCGCGGCCGGGTGCGGGCGCGAGGTCCGCTACGTGCGGTGGGGTGAATCCGACCGCGGATTGCTGGAGAATCTTCTCGCTCAGGAGCAGCAAGAGGTGGTGACCTACGAGCCGCACGACGCGGGCTTTGCCAAGCAACTGCGCAGTGCCTGCGCCAAGCAGGGGGTGCGGCTGACCCTACTAGATAGTCCGGGATTTTTGACGAGCGCCGACGATTGGACGCACTGTGCGGCGGGCACGAAGCGTCGGCTGATGGCCGATTTTTACCAAAGGCAGCGGCTTCGTCTCGGCGTGCTGATGGATGGCGATCAACCCGAAGGCGGCCAGTGGAGCTTCGATGCCGACAATCGCAAACCGGTTCCGCGCGGCAAGCGGCCGCCAAGCATCTGGTGGCCCGAGCCGGACGGCGTCACCCAGGAAGTCATCAAGCTTGTGGAGCGCGAGTTCACCGACCACCCGGGCGCGGCGAGCGACTTTCGATGGCCGGTCACTCACGAGGGCGCCCGCGAGTGGCTGAGCGAATTCCTCGAATCCCGATTCGCCGAGTTCGGGCCCTACGAAGACGCGATGCTGAGCGAGGAAGTCATGCTGTGGCACAGCGGCCTGAGCATGCTGATCAACTGCGGCCTCCTCACCCCGCGCGAGGTGGTGGACGCCGCGTTGCAAATGCCCGGCATTCCGATCGCCAGCCGCGAAGGATTCATCCGCCAAGTTATCGGCTGGCGCGAGTTCATTCGGGGCATCGACCGCGACTACCATCAGGCGCAACGGAGCTTCAGCAGCCCGTTTGGCAACTCGCGAAAGCTCGGCTCGGCGTGGTGGGATGGCTCCACCGGGCTGCCGCCGCTGGATACGGTGATCCGCCGAGTGCAGCGGCACGGCTGGTGCCACCATATCGAGCGGTTGATGATCGCCGGGTCGGCCATGCTCATGAGCGACGTGGACCCGCACGAGGCATACCGCTGGTTCACGGAGATGTTCATCGACAGCGCCGATTGGGTGATGGCGCCGAACGTCTACGGCATGTCGCAACTCGCCGACGGCGGACTCTTCGCGACCAAGCCCTACATCAGCGGGTCGGCGTACATTCTGAAGATGAGCGATTTACCGCGCGGTGAGTGGTGCGAGGTGTGGGACGGGCTGTACTGGCGGTTCATCCACCGCAACCGCAATTGGATTGCCGCCAACCGTCGCATGGGACCGGTGGTCGGCGGATTCGATCGGCTCGAACCGCAGCGGCGGGACCGCATTTTGAACCTAGCCGACGAGTTTATTGCCCGGACAACCACGGCGTGA
- the uppP gene encoding undecaprenyl-diphosphatase UppP, which translates to MGIVEAVVLGIIQGVTEWLPISSTAHLRLAPLLFGWSDPGAGFTAVIQLGTLAAILIYFWGDLTKVFLGWLGSLTDKSKRGSLEAKQGWAIFIGTLPIVVLGKLFEHQIKGPLRSLTVIATSLIVVGILLFIAERVSRKKLSMEDVTPMRGLWVGLWQAVALIPGASRSGSTITGGLLAGFDRKSAARFSFLLSVPSILAAGIKEVFDARDQLVSLNVANVGVATVVSFVVGFATIKWFMDFLGKHSTNVFIYYRLALGALLLVLIGTGRLEPMAGLPPEAAKTSSK; encoded by the coding sequence ATGGGCATAGTCGAAGCCGTCGTCCTCGGCATCATCCAAGGCGTCACCGAATGGCTGCCCATCAGCAGCACGGCCCACCTGCGGCTCGCGCCGCTGCTCTTTGGCTGGTCGGACCCCGGCGCGGGTTTCACCGCCGTGATCCAGCTCGGGACGCTCGCCGCCATCCTCATCTACTTTTGGGGCGACCTTACGAAAGTGTTTTTGGGCTGGCTTGGCTCGCTCACCGACAAGTCGAAGCGAGGGTCGCTGGAAGCCAAGCAAGGCTGGGCGATCTTCATCGGCACGTTGCCGATCGTGGTTCTGGGCAAGTTGTTTGAGCATCAGATCAAGGGACCGCTTCGTAGCCTCACGGTCATCGCGACCAGCCTCATCGTGGTCGGGATTCTGCTCTTTATCGCCGAACGCGTGAGCCGCAAGAAACTCAGCATGGAGGACGTCACGCCGATGCGCGGGTTGTGGGTCGGGCTCTGGCAAGCAGTGGCGCTGATTCCGGGCGCGAGCCGCAGCGGAAGCACCATCACCGGCGGTCTTTTGGCCGGATTCGACCGCAAGAGCGCGGCGCGATTTTCGTTCCTGTTGAGCGTGCCGAGCATCCTCGCGGCGGGCATCAAGGAAGTGTTCGACGCGCGCGATCAATTGGTATCGCTGAACGTGGCGAACGTTGGCGTGGCCACCGTCGTGTCGTTTGTCGTCGGGTTCGCGACGATCAAGTGGTTCATGGACTTTTTGGGCAAGCACTCCACCAACGTGTTCATCTACTACCGATTGGCGCTCGGCGCCCTACTGCTCGTGCTCATCGGCACGGGTCGGCTAGAACCCATGGCGGGACTGCCGCCCGAAGCCGCCAAGACCAGCAGCAAGTAG